In Brachionichthys hirsutus isolate HB-005 chromosome 20, CSIRO-AGI_Bhir_v1, whole genome shotgun sequence, the genomic stretch GAGACGTTTGTTGCCTGATCCTCCAAGTAGCGTAGCAAGATGACTTTTATACTCTTAGCTTTGAAGTTAAAACAAATCTGCGTCTAGAATACTTTCACGAGTACATCAAGTACTTTGTCTTCTCACCTGACTGACTGAAGGTTAAAGGAAAAGTTTTAAGCGTTGCATTGTCGTTACGGTTCACTGAACCCTGTTTGTGAAATATTTGTAAGAATCCTTTGCCGCCTTTTGATAGTTTTGGGTCTCGAAAGTGAGGAGATGAACATGTGCCATTGTCTGCGATCATTAAAGATCCTCAGCAGCTGGGAGGGACAGATTTCAGCACCACCCCTGTAAAAGCTGCTAATTATGAGCTGGTCAGTCAGTCACTCAGCTTTGATTCAGATCATTGACTTTAAAGTAACCCATCGCCTAAACAAGCACGCAATAATTCAGCGTCTGGCTTTCGCAAGGCCAGCCTTTCCAAAACTCCGTAATGACTTGGACAATATTTTACCACgatgagaagaagagaaacagaaatCCACAGCTTTTTGTTGCTATTCTGACTTGCAGCTCGCCTCAGGATGGCGAGTCGTCCAACCATGATCTTTGTCTCCGGCAGCCTGTAATTGCAGCTAACAATCAGCCCGGAGGTCCAGCTTCAGTCCTTCCATTCATAAATCTGGAAGTGCCTCTTAGTGGCAGATTTGGTTTATTAAAACGTTGAATCTAAGCCACCGTCACTTCCCAGCTCGAACACTATCTTTAGTTTGTCTCTGCAGGCAGACCACGTCAAGCTGTACTTATACTCTCCTTTCTCTCAGGCACCCTGGCATCCTCTAATCTCTGGGACCAAATGGGGAAAAATACACATAATAAAATAGACGTGGTACACAACAAGCACATTTATTATTACTGCATTATTATTCACGAAACTCAGTCAGGCTCAACTACTCAGTCTAAAAATCGGACAATTTACTGTCataatttattcatattattGTATTGGACAGGCACTGAATGATCAAAGGGAGTTTCTGTGTTGCAGTTTTAACTCATCGAGTGCCAGCCAGTTTCAGATCCGCTATATCCTGGGGGCCCCTGTTTTTGCGCATTTTTCTCGATTTTCCAAGCCCTGCAGAATATTCTTGAACTGAccacatgaaagattaaagtattttctttcatcaggagTGTGTTCCTTCCATCTTTCTTTCCAGAGTTATTGCCCATTGAAGCGAGGCGGATTTCAATATCAgcgttggcagtgaatgtttgggtttcaaaaaacgtctttagacgtgaacagcactgaaagagttaatatttcattagtattattattattggaatACATCAAGATGCTCATAGATGATGATTTATTATTGATCGATCAGCTCTTATAATCACTTCCTACAGCAGTCATCTGCAGTGACCTTTTATGGAAAGCTGCCACGCCCCCTAAATATGATTTAGACTTTTAAAAAGTTGCTTCATTGGTCCACAAAGTGCAGCAGCAAGTTAAGCCGTTTGGACCAACGCAGTGGTTACAGCAGACCCTCCGATAACCCCCCCCTCAGGCTGAAACACTGGccacgctgcccccacccccccatgcaGAACGTGCACTACGGACTAGCCGTTCCCACACACAGAACGAGCAGAGccagaagcaggaagcagcgtGTGAGTCTAAGTGGCGCTTTACGTTAAACCTCACCGTCGAACACAAAGACTCTGAATGAACTAAACAGCAGCGACGCCTCGCTGACACCAGAACCGCCCTGcagtgctgccccccccccccaaccaccactACTCTGTCATTTAATCCAACAAGTTTACCAAGGATGCCGACAGCTCAGAACTCATCATGGCCACCGACACTTTCAATGAtacagaagccccccccccctaaaatatgtgtttattctcagtctctctctgtagttttccatccatccagctacATCATCTTCTGTGTCTcgttgcatcacggtgtagtactgcatcacggtgtagtactgcatcagggtgtactgcatcacggtgtagtactgcatcacggtgtggtagtgcatcacggtgtggtactgcatcacggtgtagtactgcatcacggtgtggtactgcatcagtgtgtactgcatcacggtgtggtactgaatgagtgtgtactgcatcacggtgtagtactgcatcacggtgtggtactgcatcagtgtgtactgcatcacggtgtagtactgcatcacggtgtggtactgaatgagtgtgtactgcatcacggtgtagtactgcatcacggtgtggtactgcatcagtgtgtactgcatcacggtgtagtactgcatcagtgtgtactgcatcagtgtgtactgcatcacggtgtggtactgaatgagtgtgtactgcatcacggtgtagtactgcatcacggtgtggtactgcatcagtgtgtactgcatcacggtgtggtactgcatcagtgtgtactgcatcacggtgtagtactgcatcacggtgtggtactgaatgagtgtgtactgcatcacggtgtggtactgcatcagtgtgtactgcatcacggtgtagtactgcatcacggtgtggtactgcatgagtgtgtactgcatcacagtgtggtactgcatcacattatatcagtgtattGAAAAGTAATACATTCTGATATAGGTCTAGCACAGGACAAAGTTTCTGTCAGTCGACATTAAATATCCATGTAATACACATGTACGTGGAAAAGGCCTTGCTGGAGATGTGTAAAACCCCCAACCAGGCGGAGCAACGACTCGCTGCTGCCTCCTGGTGTCCGAAAGCTGCACTGCGGCTCCTGCAGCAAACTAAACACCTGAGAAACATAACGGACCACAAACCTGAAAACATCACGAGCAGCTTCACCGCAGGACATTTAAATCTGAGCACAGATCAACCTGATTGTGAGTTGGGTTCCTTTCAACTCAAAATATTACAGATGACAATTTTCGTGGATCCAGTTAATAATCATCAGATAGCAGCCTGGTGCGTGTAGCGTCATCAGGACCACGCCTTCCCACAGGACGGAAATATTAgtggtcaaaaacaaaacactctgTCACATGCCACACCTCATTTTGACAAAGTtcgaaaatgtgtttgtgcttACAAAAATTCAAAGCAGGATGAAACCAGTTCTGAGTCCTCGCCCGAACGGTCCAATCACCTTGAAGCGCGTGCTACAAGGATCGGcgagacaaacagagaaactAACTGATGGAATCATCTCCGTAAGGAtcccgagctgctgctgcacagagaCAAACGGAACTCAATGAAGATGCCCGCTACCCTGAGGACATGGCACCCGTTATTaaacatgacatcacagcagggagGGTCTTCCATGTGAGGTAGTTCCTCGGTAAAGCAGGAGCCTCCTCAGTATAAATACATCAAGCCCGGTGCCCTGAGAGGCAGCAGCCGCCACTCAGACAGGCAGACTCCACGGCTCAGGATATAACAGCACAGCAGCAGGACCGCAGCCTCCCGGCCCCCCCACCGTTTCCCCGGAGCATAAGCCTTCCTGGTAAGGTGGCAATTCTCTGACTCCCAGCTGCAGCCTGCTGGTGCACTGAGCCGTGTGTTCGAGATAGTTTTAAGATTGGTTGTTTGATTGTCTGGAAACATTTGATTTTAGATTTCACAGGCTAAACTTTTACTTTGTGGGACCAACGAGACTCTTAAATGCTGCTGCATGGCGGTCAGGAGACGAGGACGACCTTTCTCATCGACAGGCTTTGTCTTCGCAGGATTGCATCACAAGATGGACCTGATGGTGACGAgcgtcctcttcatcctcctcgcGTCGGCTGAGGTAACGGGTGGCAGCTACTACCGTGCACCGAAGGGCAAGTCTTCCTATTCCGTCAAAAGTCAACGTGAGTCACACCTTTCTCAATATCGTGAACCCGAACAGGCGGCCGGGAACATGACAAAGGAGACTTACTGAACGATTCCCTGATGCAGCCCGCTGGCTCATGCAGACGTGCTCCTCCATAAACTGTCATCAAGTCTCGGTGGCCTGCAGCAGGCTGTGGCTGAACtgctgtgaatgtgtgcagcTGTTTGTAAGTCCGTGCTGAGGTGCAGCTGCAAAAAGGCATTCACGtgctgcacaaacaaacaaaaagaaatcctTGAGCCAAGCGCAGCGGTCGTGCGGTAGCTGCCAGGATGATGTGTAGCCCAAGAACACAATTCAAGTTCAGAGGAAGTTATTTCTCCCGTTTCGGTTCAGAGGAGGTTATGGTGTGgtttgacataaaaaaaataaaaaaaatagagaacaGAGACGACAATTAGAGCTCACATTTGACAAATCTCCAAAGCAGCGCAGGCACGCCCAAACAGAGTGCATTGTGGTATTAAAATCGCACCGCACAAGTTCAGATTGCACAGAAAAGCTCTCACTATACCAAAGAGTAAATCAGACAATCAATCGCAAATACACAGGAAGTCACCCTGTAGCTGAGAAAGTTTCCTTCCAAAAGACGAAAGCCAGAACAACGAGGACAAGACGACCGACTTTCACACAAGCATGTAGAATTACAACGTCCTCTGAGCACAAAGCTTTATTCATGCAAAGCTCTGGTGCTGTTCTAATGCACGCCCTGCATTTAGTGATCTTTATCTCTTTATCATGAGATTCACATCAATTCATCTCAACTCTAGGGGTATAGTGCATACCTGAAGGTCCATCCTTAACAGTCCTCTTTAATCAAATTAAACCAAATCCAAATTCCAGTTATTATCTTCATGTAAAAGGTTTTATGACATTTCAACAGTAAGgaagtaaaatgtaaatttcCACTTCATCCAGATCAAACTGGGACGGTTTGTCCTTTGGGCCTTTCACAGAGCGTCAGACATAAAGGGCATAAATCCAGAGCCAATCAAGAATTGAACAGCTTCTTCCTTGACACGCATCCAAACAGTCTGCTGATAACTTTGGATATAAATATAATGCTGCTAacatttaacaaacaaacacacaaacaaagttaACAGAGTTAAAACTTGGTGGCTATAATTAGAGACACAGTCcttatttgtttttgacagaatGCCTGAAATATcaagttgtgtttttatttctcgaACCGTCAACCTGACAAACAATTTAAGAGAGAGGATAATTGTGACCAGCTGGGGTTGACAAAGTTCACTATACTCAGACTGCCGTCCTCTGTATAaccaaagcaaacacacaaagcaaaggGACACCATCAATAAAGAGAACCAAAAGAAACAATGCCTCCCTTCTTTTTCTCATGCAGGTTTATATCTATGTTCGTTGTAGTGATAAACGCAGATAGCAGAAACCAGCCCTCAGTGACGTAACAagttaactctttcagtgccattaacgtctaaagacgtttcttataacccaaacattcactgccaaccctgacattgacatccgcctctcttcaacagccaataatTCCAGAACAGAagatggtaggaacacactccttctcttcctgatgaaagaagagactttaatctttcatgtggTCGGCCCAGCGTTTGCATAGTCATTGTAAAGAATATtctgagctgagctgagctgaaaatggctggcactcaaagagttaatgttCTACTCAGTGTAGCATGTTTAGATGTACTTGCCCACAAACGTCATTCTGTGCTGCAGCTAATGCATTAACATCATGTTGACACCGAACAGACCACTAATTAAACGTTTACAGCCAAAAGCAATGCAAGAAATGAAAGGGTGCAATGAAGTGCAGGCGGGGGCTGTTGGACTGGGTAGTAGGGTAGTAGGGACATCTCCCCAGACCAGTGGTGACAAGTAGCCTGGGGGAAAGCCCACATCCCACCCTGCAATCATAGGGAGTTGTCCTTTAAAGTACCACTGTGGTCGTATGGCGCCTACCGAACCTTGGGTTATTCAGGGTACCTTTGAATgaggctattttttttatacaatcCCGTTTGTAATTTCATTTGGGAGAAGGAAGGATAGTCGTGTCTGTATCATTTGTCCAACAGTTCCCCATATCCAAGTGAATCTGATCTGGGAGAGAGATACCCATGGAATTATGATGTGCAGCATATTGTCTGAATGATAATAATATCACCTGTATCTGTTTTCCCTAGCCATCAAAAGTCAGGAGGGTTATCCCGGCCCTCCAGGTCCTCAAGGTGAGCCTGGATCAACGGGTCCACCTGGACCCCCTGGGGAGAATGGTATAGGTTATAGCGGACCCCAAGGACCACAAGGACCTCCAGGACCACCTGGCTACTCTCAATCAGGCAAGCCTGGTTCCCCAGGTGGCCCTGGAAAACCAGGTATCGCTGGACTCCCGGGTGATAGAGGTGCACCTGGTGCAACAGGATCAATGGGTCCCAGAGGTGAATCCGGTTCACGTGGATCACCTGGACCCGCTGGAATTTCTTCTGTTGGAAGACCTGGGCCAGCTGGTATGCCCGGGGCAATGGGACAAAGAGGAGAGCCTGGTTTGAAGGGGCATCCTGGTATTCCTGGTCTTCCTGGCATGAAAGGAGACAGAGGTATTGGAGTTCATGGGTCTCAAGGGCCATCAGGCCCAGTTGGACCAATGGGCCCATCTGGTATGCCAGGCAAACCTGGAGTAGGTAAACCTGGTTCTCCTGGTTATCCTGGAGAACCTGGCAAGGCCGGCATGCCAGGAAAAGTTGGCAGTCCTGGACCAATGGGTATGACAGGGTCAAAAGGTCAGACAGGGGCTCCAGGCATAGGAGCGACAGGGAAGCCTGGCCAAAATGGTAGCCCAGGTATGCCTGGAAGTATGGGTTCCGCAGGTCCACAGGGTTCTGCTGGTCGGCCAGGTTCCCCTGGCATGCCAGGTGTTGGCAAATCCGGTCAGCCTGGAAACCCAGGTGGCAGAGGATCTCCTGGTACTACAGGAACCACTGGTCAGAAAGGAGAGCCAGGCCCAACTGGATTTACAGGACATACTGGTGCCCCTGGTGTTGTTGGCCCAACTGGTCCACAGGGTGCAAGAGGATCCCGGGGTGAGGCTGGATCACAAGGACCCAAAGGTGTCATTGGCATGGTAGGTGCACCAGGGCCAAGAGGAGTAAAAGGTGATCAGGGTGATCAAGGTTTCACTGGAAAACCAGGTACCCCCGGGGGTTCAGGCCCTCATGGAATTCCAGGTCAAACTGGTTCACAGGGTCAAAAGGGTGCACAAGGTCATTCTGGTGCCCCAGGACCTTCAGGTGCAAATGGTGGTCCAGGACCAAAAGGCCACACAGGAGCAACAGGGTCACCAGGCAAAGCTGGAGAGAATGGAAGACCAGGACCTATGGGACCAAGTGGTCTCCGAGGCCCAGAAGGTCCCCAAGGTAGTAAGGGCCATCCAGGTCCCGCAGGTTCACGTGGGGAACCTGGCCCTGCAGGCTACCAAGCAAAAGGAATTTCTGGTCCGCAAGGTCCACCTGGAATTCCAGGTGCCAGAGGACAAGATGGTCTCCCGGGTCCTTCCGGGCCTCCAGGTCCACCTGGTCAACCTGGAGAGATGATTTACCCTGATGAGAAGGGCATGCCAATCAAATCCCATGAGGTTGTGATGTCGCATGAGATGATGAAGGCCCCCATGTCTGCTTTCAGTGCTGTGCTGACTATGGCATACCCTCCAGCTGCAACCCCCATTCAGTTCGACCGGGTTCTGTACAATGGTGAGCACCATTATGATGCCGGAAGTGGTGTGTTCAACTGCCAAGTCCCAGGTCTCTACTACTTCACCTACCACATGCATGTGAACGGTGCCAATGCACTGGTAGCCCTCTATAAAAATGACGATCCAGTGCTCTTCAGCTACGATGAGTACAATAAGGGCTTCCTGGATCAGGTGTCCGGTAGCACTGTCCTTCTGCTGCATCCCGGTGACAGGGTCTATGTCCAGGTCCCCGACGAGGACAGTAATGGTATATTTGCAGCAGATAATGTTCATTGCTCCTTCTCTGGGTTTTTGATTGCCTCTACGTGattcagaattaaaaatataaaccTGAACACCTTATAAAACATCAAACGACACAGAGAAATggataacctttttttttttttattcattgagatgtaataaataaaaaaaatatgcaatgaTTACAGCATTAACCATTTTGTAGAAATCTTAACTTCTAAAAGTCTTCAATGGGCCTCCAAACGATTTGACCGACAGGCATCAATCCAGTTTAAAGTTCAAAAATATATGATTCAAAGGTTTAAACATGACATGACATCGAATGAAACTGTAACTGGTGCCTGTAACATTAACAGCATGTTATAATTGCTTTTGTACTCAATGTCTCTTGTATTTCTTGTAGTATACATTAAAAAAGAGACACTAAAGTGTTGCATTACGTGTGATTGAAGCACTgatcagaacaaaacacaatgaGAGAttcaaactgcattttttttttgtcccgcTGGATGTGCTGAGATTTAAACCATTTTAATGTCCAAAACATGGAATAAAAGTTTGAGTCTGAGAAAGAAAATCAcggtttattgtgtgtgtgtactttgtcCTTGTACTTTGTGCTGCTacggtgtaaaaaaaaaaaaaaagcctaccTCTGAACGCAGATGTGTTGTAATTGTGTTCGATGGCTGCAACCATATCTTTCCAAAAGTCGGAATTCACCTCATTGCCTCGCTGTTCATAAAAACATAGAGATATAACTTTATTATAAGAATTTGTGAAAAATCTAAGCAATATGCGACATGCTTGATCAAAGATTACCTTATGCAGCATGTCCACAACCCTTCCACAGAGGAGCGCGCCAGGCAAGTCAAAGTAGTTGTCGTAGAAATAGTATTTTGCTGCAAGGACCACAAATAAGCACTTTAGTGAAATCTAATGGCAGCTAATGTAGAAGAAACACAGATAATGCACATTAGCCGACTTGATTGTCAGTAAGAGAGGAAACCAGCGAGTGTGTAGCTGATCGAGACGTAATACCTGATCTGGTGAAAGACGTGTTGAGGCTGTTGAAGTGCTTCCACTCTCTTTTTGGACCGTAATGTTTGACGATGTCTTCCGTGCTGAGATCATCAGTTCCGTGCGTCGCTCTAATCaggcaaaaaattaaaaaaaaaactttcataaCATCACATTAAATATCAGTGGAAAAGGAAGTGGCCATTTCTTGAGTCACGAGTGTACCGGAAGACGGTTCCATCTTCAGCCAGCTTCACAAGGTTCCCGTCTTCCAGATCCACCACGAGTCCTTTAAAGCTGGACACACAAAGCACCTGCTTACCGAGCGGCCTCGCCTTATTTCagcataaacaaataaaaggttCATGTTGTTGCATTGCTCCTTTGCAGGTCCACACCTGCACCTCTCTAACCGGCAAAATGACAGTTACTAAGGGAAGGATGCAGAAGGGTTGAAGCACCTAGTCTCGTTTAATGCATGAACTGCAAACAaatgaacaggaaaaaaaagcttgaataaataaaagccccTCCCAACTAGATTCGTTTTTTAGATTTCTATTTTTGCTGTAGAGGAGGGAACACAGCAAGGCCCGAGGAAGGGAAAGGTCAGGAGACTATAATATAGAAATGTGTGTTAACGAAAAATAAGGTTGAAATTAGTTACAGATTTGACTTTGATTTCTTCCAATGGAGTAAGTTGACAAGGGGTAACTCAAAAATAGCTTTTTAAACACAGTGTGAAATAAATTTTCTATTTTGCCCCTTGGCCGGGGAGCGGCCGCTGCCGACTTACCAGAAGTCCCAGGTGGCGGGGGTCAAGGTCAGCAGGTCCGCGTCGTAACCTTTGTGCTCCACTAGAAACCTGGCAAAGCTCTCATAGATgagctgcaaaaagaaaaatgacaatgaCTTCAAAAAGTCCCACAACACAGTGATGACACAGGGCGTGGCcgtcatttaaaataaactataTTCTAgtgcacatgtgtcaaactcaaggcccgggggccaaatgtggccctcaaagtcattttttgtggcccccgagagctgtgtgcagacatttgtttttgtaaaatgctgcttctgtcacatgttcttaacagcccacatgtgttggttgttctgcagttctgctcctctcaactgtgacaaaagagttttaaacaaagttaatgccataacttgtgttggatgatatttttctttctttattatttcatattatttacttgaataagcttgattattgattgatgtagtgtggttttcttaacctgattaattgaaaggatttatgttataatatcaataatctatccatatatatatatacacaactatacaattgaatatgcaatgtttgtaacttaagtagtgaactgatcaaacagaaaaattcagcaacatgttaataacaatagcaacacgctgcagtcaggaaatcaataatctgctggaggtgacgaTTGAAAGTTATTAgaactttttagttttttccagcatgtgctgaaatattGATCCCGGCtccatatggatcaggatcagcactggacagctccacaggtagccggctacatatggatcaggatcagcactggacagctccataggtagccggctacatatggatcaggatcagcactggacagctccacaggtagccggctacatatggatcaggatcagcactggaccgctccacaggtagccggctacatatggatcaggatcagcactggacagctccataggtagccggctacatatggatcaggatcagcactggacagctccagatgtagccggctacatctggagctgtccagtgctgatcctgaaagtgacgtcttttccattgactctgggaatgttctttatctttcccacttcggttgtttttttttggtttctgcatgtccataacaagacaagatggtggctttttggttttgcattgattttgtatcgattatctttgttcctgcgtgatgattgcatttgaatggaacttttccacattattagatgtgttaatttattcccatcacaaactttggttcatacttatgatttttctcatttacagtctggAGTTATCTCTAACAATGTTGAAGTTACAACCTTTAataaaagtgatatcaaaactgaatattttattgtaattactgtggagttaaataaaaaataaatagttatttaacagcatgttaaggagtagttacgtTTATTTTACATTGAGTTACTTTTTTACTGTTACGGTTTACGTTTGGCCTCTGGAGGGTAACATAATGCTGACGTAACTCCTGATCTCGTGTCTTTGAATCTTAACATCGACCGTCCGATGAAGCGGGGGCGACTTCACCAGAGAGTTAACTAGTCCCTACATCGACACAGGCTGGCCTTCAAGATCAGTGCTCTGGAAGGAACATCTTCActtcaggtcaaaggtcgcagTTCAGCACTATCTAAAAACGCATGTAGTAACTATGAGTCATTGTGAGTTTAGAGGCAGTAGCTGCTGCACTGCTTCAACATTCCGTGGATAAAGATGGCTGGAAATAGATGCAGAAACCGCAGCACGTCGGACGGAGCGCATCCTGCTAGAtggatacggtccagatgtggacggagcgcatcctgctagatggatacggtccagatgtggacggagcgcatcctgctagatggatacggtccagatgtggacggagcgcatcctgctagatggatacggtccagatgtggacggagcgcatcctgctagatggatacggtccagatgtggacggagcgcatcctgctagatggatacggtccagatgtggacggagcgcatcctgctagatggatacggtccagatgtggacggagcgcatcctgctagatggatacggtccagatgtggacggagcgcatcctgctagatggatacggtccagatgtggacggagcgcatcctgctagatggatacggtccagatgtggacggagcgcatcctgctagatggatacggtccagatgtggacggagcgcatcctgctagatggatacggtccagatgtggacggagcgcatcctgctagatggatacggtccagatgtggacggagcgcatcctgctagatggatacggtccagatgtGGACGGAGCGCATCCTGCTAGATGGATACGGCCCAGATGTGGACGGAGCGCATCCTGCTAGAtggatacggtccagatgtGGACGGAGCGCATCCTGCTAGATGGATACGGCCCAGATGTGGACGGAGCGCATCCTGCTAGAtggatacggtccagatgtggacggagcgcatcctgctagatggatacggtccagatgtggacggagcgcatcctgctagatggatacggtccagatgtggacggagcgcatcct encodes the following:
- the col10a1b gene encoding collagen alpha-1(X) chain, translated to MDLMVTSVLFILLASAEVTGGSYYRAPKGKSSYSVKSQPIKSQEGYPGPPGPQGEPGSTGPPGPPGENGIGYSGPQGPQGPPGPPGYSQSGKPGSPGGPGKPGIAGLPGDRGAPGATGSMGPRGESGSRGSPGPAGISSVGRPGPAGMPGAMGQRGEPGLKGHPGIPGLPGMKGDRGIGVHGSQGPSGPVGPMGPSGMPGKPGVGKPGSPGYPGEPGKAGMPGKVGSPGPMGMTGSKGQTGAPGIGATGKPGQNGSPGMPGSMGSAGPQGSAGRPGSPGMPGVGKSGQPGNPGGRGSPGTTGTTGQKGEPGPTGFTGHTGAPGVVGPTGPQGARGSRGEAGSQGPKGVIGMVGAPGPRGVKGDQGDQGFTGKPGTPGGSGPHGIPGQTGSQGQKGAQGHSGAPGPSGANGGPGPKGHTGATGSPGKAGENGRPGPMGPSGLRGPEGPQGSKGHPGPAGSRGEPGPAGYQAKGISGPQGPPGIPGARGQDGLPGPSGPPGPPGQPGEMIYPDEKGMPIKSHEVVMSHEMMKAPMSAFSAVLTMAYPPAATPIQFDRVLYNGEHHYDAGSGVFNCQVPGLYYFTYHMHVNGANALVALYKNDDPVLFSYDEYNKGFLDQVSGSTVLLLHPGDRVYVQVPDEDSNGIFAADNVHCSFSGFLIAST